One genomic segment of Clostridium estertheticum subsp. estertheticum includes these proteins:
- the murQ gene encoding N-acetylmuramic acid 6-phosphate etherase, producing the protein MDNLKLKKLITESRNENTMNIDTVSTLEMVKIINNEDKKVAGAVEKELPKIAIAIDSIAQRMHKGGRLIYIGAGTSGRLGILDASECPPTFGIPEELVQGIIAGGKEAIFRAIEGAEDSKQFAESDLKSKGLTQNDTVVGIAASGRTPYVIGGLEYANEIGALTISVTCNANSPVSAVAKISIAPVVGAEVVTGSTRLKSGTAQKLVLNMLSTGAMIKLGKVYGNLMVDVKSTNEKLTQRAKLIVCEATGIDIEEATEVLSITDFDVKLAIFMILSKLNKEQAKIRLDLNKGYIAKALKNN; encoded by the coding sequence ATGGATAATTTAAAATTAAAAAAACTAATCACAGAAAGTAGAAATGAAAATACCATGAACATAGATACGGTTTCAACTTTAGAAATGGTGAAAATAATAAATAATGAAGATAAAAAGGTAGCAGGGGCTGTGGAAAAGGAACTTCCTAAAATAGCAATAGCCATAGATAGCATAGCCCAAAGAATGCATAAAGGTGGGAGGTTAATTTACATAGGGGCAGGAACGTCAGGAAGACTTGGTATTTTAGATGCATCGGAATGTCCACCTACCTTTGGGATACCAGAAGAACTGGTACAAGGGATTATAGCCGGAGGAAAGGAAGCAATCTTTAGAGCAATAGAAGGAGCTGAAGATTCTAAGCAGTTCGCAGAATCAGATTTAAAAAGTAAAGGACTAACCCAGAATGATACCGTAGTAGGAATTGCAGCATCAGGCAGAACGCCATATGTAATAGGGGGACTTGAGTATGCAAATGAAATAGGAGCATTAACCATTTCAGTTACTTGTAATGCTAATTCGCCAGTTTCTGCGGTAGCAAAAATATCAATAGCACCAGTAGTTGGAGCAGAAGTTGTAACAGGTTCCACAAGACTTAAGTCAGGAACGGCTCAAAAGCTGGTATTAAACATGTTATCAACAGGAGCTATGATAAAGCTAGGCAAAGTATATGGTAATCTTATGGTAGATGTAAAATCAACTAATGAAAAATTAACACAGAGGGCTAAATTGATAGTATGCGAGGCAACAGGCATAGATATTGAAGAAGCAACGGAAGTATTAAGCATAACGGATTTTGATGTAAAGCTTGCAATATTTATGATATTATCAAAACTTAATAAAGAACAGGCAAAAATCAGATTAGATTTAAATAAAGGATATATAGCAAAAGCGTTAAAAAATAATTAG